The Bombus fervidus isolate BK054 chromosome 8, iyBomFerv1, whole genome shotgun sequence genome window below encodes:
- the LOC139989724 gene encoding uncharacterized protein isoform X2: MAVVEEFDYLCRLCATKTGILMGLPIFEAGDQMRNIDKKIAACLPVQVSMTDQLPKVVCEECAYKLDQLFDFREKCLHTEAVFMEMLKEIAKQEIVRISKRDLEEVEEMKRIQRNIDRIQNNMENVQNHVTPQETTEPTIHTMQVIDEIDLAAGEQVVTQEEMGQQDTDIEVTGIDCLDGDTARMVDEHIREVSNHQIAMHLEGDMTVVGNLTVSGHLSQLGINYVTSINPEDQNRESIVHYCDNVKYESVPIKQEYHRLRDRLTTEDPTNVLENNVPHENFAPAQPETGSDIEETRVVESETPRHTTSQTNTMASTSQITTGSPEILVEYTKRAKHALLETALNNPTVDETGSHWYVCPFCNEATLGSNNMIAHFERYFCCCPCGLYFTSVDALNVHKERCDVYKSKTIDKEKQITEPELVSSQDEVNIEEKKQTTVRQKWTPKVCSQCGKQYRTNYKLQEHMRKHTGEKPFQCVTCDKAFRSKIGLAQHAATHTGQFDYNCSTCGKGFQSKSYLVLHQRVHSDVKPFPCNTCGQHFKTKQSLLDHQNRHLGVKPYACEVCGKGFITKGLCKSHQKIHSGMDNREKPYLCEVCGKGFLTRVDLKIHSTMHTGEKSFKCDICAKVFARRAALRCHRRLHTGERPYRCDVCGKTFTQFTPMAIHKRLHTGERPYECDACGKTFVSRSTMMCHKKKHHGTVPVQKDEPVPRQNEIKNILPAEIVLRDSQEGIQITAD, encoded by the exons ATGGCCGTCGTCGAggaatttgattatttatgtCGTTTATGTGCGACCAAAACGGGTATCCTAATGGGATTACCGATCTTCGAAGCCGGCGATCAGATGCGCAACATTGACAAGAAAATAGCCGCATGTTTGCCAGTGCAG GTGTCTATGACTGATCAATTACCAAAAGTGGTATGCGAAGAGTGTGCTTATAAATTGGATCAGCTGTTTGATTTTCGTGAAAAATGTTTACATACTGAGGCAGTATTCATGGAAATGTTAAAAGAAATTGCCAAGCAAGAGATTGTTCGTATATCAAAAAGAGATTtagaagaagtagaagaaatGAAGAGGATTCAGAGGAATATTGAcagaatacaaaataatatggaAAACGTACAAAATCATGTAACTCCCCAAGAAACAACAGAGCCTACTATACATACTATGCAAGTCATAGATGAAATAGATTTGGCAGCGGGTGAACAAGTTGTTACACAAGAAGAAATGGGACAACAAGATACAGATATTGAGGTTACTGGTATCGACTGTTTAGATGGAGATACAGCTAGAATGGTGGATGAACATATACGAGAA GTTTCTAATCATCAAATAGCAATGCATTTGGAAGGTGATATGACTGTAGTTGGAAATTTAACAGTGAGTGGTCATTTGAGTCAATTAGGAATAAATTATGTTACTTCAATAAATCCTGAAGATCAAAATCGAGAATCAATTGTACATTATTGTGATAATGTAAAGTACGAATCAGTACCAATAAAACAAGAATATCATAGGTTGCGAGATAGATTAACCACAGAAGATCCTACAAATGTACTTGAAAATAAT GTACCACATGAGAATTTTGCTCCTGCTCAACCAGAAACTGGTAGTGATATAGAAGAAACACGTGTAGTTGAAAGTGAAACTCCTAGGCATACAACTTCTCAAACAAATACTATGGCATCAACAAGTCAAATAACAACTGGAAGTCCAGAAATTTTAGTAGAATATACAAAAAGAGCCAAACATGCTTTATTAGAAACAGCATTAAATAATCCTACAGTTGATGAAACTGGTTCACACTGGTATGTGTGTCCATTTTGTAATGAAGCAACATTAGGTTCGAATAATATGATAGCACATTTTGAACGATATTTTTGCTGTTGCCCTTGTggtttatattttacaagtgTAGATGCCTTAAATGTACATAAGGAAAGATGTgatgtatataaaagtaaaacaatcgacaaagaaaaacaaatcACAGAACCTGAATTAGTGTCTTCTCAAGATGAAGtaaatatagaagaaaaaaaacaaacaacaGTAAGGCAGAAATGGACTCCAAAAGTTTGCTCTCAATGTGGTAAACAATACAGgacgaattataaattacaagaaCATATGCGAAAACATACTGGTGAAAAGCCTTTTCAGTGTGTGACCTGTGATAAAGCATTTCGTAGTAAAATTGGGCTTGCACAACATGCGGCTACACATACAGGGCAATTTGATTACAATTGCTCCACATGTGGTAAAGGTTTTCAATCTAAAAGTTATCTTGTTCTTCACCAAAGAGTACATTCAGATGTAAAGCCTTTTCCATGCAACACTTGTGGACAACATTTTAAAACGAAACAATCATTATTAGATCATCAAAATAGACATCTTGGGGTCAAACCATATGCATGTGAAGTTTGTGGCAAAGGTTTTATAACCAAAGGACTCTGTAAAAGTCATCAAAAAATACACTCGGGTATGGATAACC GTGAAAAGCCGTATTTGTGTGAGGTTTGTGGTAAAGGATTTTTAACAAGAGTCGATCTTAAAATTCATTCAACAATGCACACGGGAGAAAAAAGCTTTAAATGCGATATATGCGCAAAAGTATTCGCCAGAAGGGCAGCGTTAAGGTGTCATAGGAGATTGCACACCGGAGAACGGCCTTACAGATGCGATGTATGTGGTAAAACATTCACGCAGTTCACTCCTATGGCCATTCATAAAAGATTACATACCGGAGAGCGACCATATGAATGTGATGCATGTGGCAAAACATTTGTATCAAGATCAACCATGATGTgtcataaaaaaaaacaccATGGTACAGTACCCGTGCAAAAAGATGAACCAGTTCCTCgtcaaaatgaaataaaaaatatcttaccaGCAGAAATTGTACTCCGAGATTCACAGGAAGGAATTCAAATTACTGCAGATTAA
- the LOC139989724 gene encoding uncharacterized protein isoform X3, giving the protein MAVVEEFDYLCRLCATKTGILMGLPIFEAGDQMRNIDKKIAACLPVQVSMTDQLPKVVCEECAYKLDQLFDFREKCLHTEAVFMEMLKEIAKQEIVRISKRDLEEVEEMKRIQRNIDRIQNNMENVQNHVTPQETTEPTIHTMQVIDEIDLAAGEQVVTQEEMGQQDTDIEVTGIDCLDGDTARMVDEHIREVSNHQIAMHLEGDMTVVGNLTVSGHLSQLGINYVTSINPEDQNRESIVHYCDNVKYESVPIKQEYHRLRDRLTTEDPTNVLENNVPHENFAPAQPETGSDIEETRVVESETPRHTTSQTNTMASTSQITTGSPEILVEYTKRAKHALLETALNNPTVDETGSHWYVCPFCNEATLGSNNMIAHFERYFCCCPCGLYFTSVDALNVHKERCDVYKSKTIDKEKQITEPELVSSQDEVNIEEKKQTTVRQKWTPKVCSQCGKQYRTNYKLQEHMRKHTGEKPFQCVTCDKAFRSKIGLAQHAATHTGQFDYNCSTCGKGFQSKSYLVLHQRVHSDVKPFPCNTCGQHFKTKQSLLDHQNRHLGVKPYACEVCGKGFITKGLCKSHQKIHSGEKPYLCEVCGKGFLTRVDLKIHSTMHTGEKSFKCDICAKVFARRAALRCHRRLHTGERPYRCDVCGKTFTQFTPMAIHKRLHTGERPYECDACGKTFVSRSTMMCHKKKHHGTVPVQKDEPVPRQNEIKNILPAEIVLRDSQEGIQITAD; this is encoded by the exons ATGGCCGTCGTCGAggaatttgattatttatgtCGTTTATGTGCGACCAAAACGGGTATCCTAATGGGATTACCGATCTTCGAAGCCGGCGATCAGATGCGCAACATTGACAAGAAAATAGCCGCATGTTTGCCAGTGCAG GTGTCTATGACTGATCAATTACCAAAAGTGGTATGCGAAGAGTGTGCTTATAAATTGGATCAGCTGTTTGATTTTCGTGAAAAATGTTTACATACTGAGGCAGTATTCATGGAAATGTTAAAAGAAATTGCCAAGCAAGAGATTGTTCGTATATCAAAAAGAGATTtagaagaagtagaagaaatGAAGAGGATTCAGAGGAATATTGAcagaatacaaaataatatggaAAACGTACAAAATCATGTAACTCCCCAAGAAACAACAGAGCCTACTATACATACTATGCAAGTCATAGATGAAATAGATTTGGCAGCGGGTGAACAAGTTGTTACACAAGAAGAAATGGGACAACAAGATACAGATATTGAGGTTACTGGTATCGACTGTTTAGATGGAGATACAGCTAGAATGGTGGATGAACATATACGAGAA GTTTCTAATCATCAAATAGCAATGCATTTGGAAGGTGATATGACTGTAGTTGGAAATTTAACAGTGAGTGGTCATTTGAGTCAATTAGGAATAAATTATGTTACTTCAATAAATCCTGAAGATCAAAATCGAGAATCAATTGTACATTATTGTGATAATGTAAAGTACGAATCAGTACCAATAAAACAAGAATATCATAGGTTGCGAGATAGATTAACCACAGAAGATCCTACAAATGTACTTGAAAATAAT GTACCACATGAGAATTTTGCTCCTGCTCAACCAGAAACTGGTAGTGATATAGAAGAAACACGTGTAGTTGAAAGTGAAACTCCTAGGCATACAACTTCTCAAACAAATACTATGGCATCAACAAGTCAAATAACAACTGGAAGTCCAGAAATTTTAGTAGAATATACAAAAAGAGCCAAACATGCTTTATTAGAAACAGCATTAAATAATCCTACAGTTGATGAAACTGGTTCACACTGGTATGTGTGTCCATTTTGTAATGAAGCAACATTAGGTTCGAATAATATGATAGCACATTTTGAACGATATTTTTGCTGTTGCCCTTGTggtttatattttacaagtgTAGATGCCTTAAATGTACATAAGGAAAGATGTgatgtatataaaagtaaaacaatcgacaaagaaaaacaaatcACAGAACCTGAATTAGTGTCTTCTCAAGATGAAGtaaatatagaagaaaaaaaacaaacaacaGTAAGGCAGAAATGGACTCCAAAAGTTTGCTCTCAATGTGGTAAACAATACAGgacgaattataaattacaagaaCATATGCGAAAACATACTGGTGAAAAGCCTTTTCAGTGTGTGACCTGTGATAAAGCATTTCGTAGTAAAATTGGGCTTGCACAACATGCGGCTACACATACAGGGCAATTTGATTACAATTGCTCCACATGTGGTAAAGGTTTTCAATCTAAAAGTTATCTTGTTCTTCACCAAAGAGTACATTCAGATGTAAAGCCTTTTCCATGCAACACTTGTGGACAACATTTTAAAACGAAACAATCATTATTAGATCATCAAAATAGACATCTTGGGGTCAAACCATATGCATGTGAAGTTTGTGGCAAAGGTTTTATAACCAAAGGACTCTGTAAAAGTCATCAAAAAATACACTCGG GTGAAAAGCCGTATTTGTGTGAGGTTTGTGGTAAAGGATTTTTAACAAGAGTCGATCTTAAAATTCATTCAACAATGCACACGGGAGAAAAAAGCTTTAAATGCGATATATGCGCAAAAGTATTCGCCAGAAGGGCAGCGTTAAGGTGTCATAGGAGATTGCACACCGGAGAACGGCCTTACAGATGCGATGTATGTGGTAAAACATTCACGCAGTTCACTCCTATGGCCATTCATAAAAGATTACATACCGGAGAGCGACCATATGAATGTGATGCATGTGGCAAAACATTTGTATCAAGATCAACCATGATGTgtcataaaaaaaaacaccATGGTACAGTACCCGTGCAAAAAGATGAACCAGTTCCTCgtcaaaatgaaataaaaaatatcttaccaGCAGAAATTGTACTCCGAGATTCACAGGAAGGAATTCAAATTACTGCAGATTAA
- the LOC139989724 gene encoding uncharacterized protein isoform X1 — MAVVEEFDYLCRLCATKTGILMGLPIFEAGDQMRNIDKKIAACLPVQVSMTDQLPKVVCEECAYKLDQLFDFREKCLHTEAVFMEMLKEIAKQEIVRISKRDLEEVEEMKRIQRNIDRIQNNMENVQNHVTPQETTEPTIHTMQVIDEIDLAAGEQVVTQEEMGQQDTDIEVTGIDCLDGDTARMVDEHIREVSNHQIAMHLEGDMTVVGNLTVSGHLSQLGINYVTSINPEDQNRESIVHYCDNVKYESVPIKQEYHRLRDRLTTEDPTNVLENNVPHENFAPAQPETGSDIEETRVVESETPRHTTSQTNTMASTSQITTGSPEILVEYTKRAKHALLETALNNPTVDETGSHWYVCPFCNEATLGSNNMIAHFERYFCCCPCGLYFTSVDALNVHKERCDVYKSKTIDKEKQITEPELVSSQDEVNIEEKKQTTVRQKWTPKVCSQCGKQYRTNYKLQEHMRKHTGEKPFQCVTCDKAFRSKIGLAQHAATHTGQFDYNCSTCGKGFQSKSYLVLHQRVHSDVKPFPCNTCGQHFKTKQSLLDHQNRHLGVKPYACEVCGKGFITKGLCKSHQKIHSGMDNRQYPCVVCNKMFVSKSYLNTHLRIHTGEKPYLCEVCGKGFLTRVDLKIHSTMHTGEKSFKCDICAKVFARRAALRCHRRLHTGERPYRCDVCGKTFTQFTPMAIHKRLHTGERPYECDACGKTFVSRSTMMCHKKKHHGTVPVQKDEPVPRQNEIKNILPAEIVLRDSQEGIQITAD, encoded by the exons ATGGCCGTCGTCGAggaatttgattatttatgtCGTTTATGTGCGACCAAAACGGGTATCCTAATGGGATTACCGATCTTCGAAGCCGGCGATCAGATGCGCAACATTGACAAGAAAATAGCCGCATGTTTGCCAGTGCAG GTGTCTATGACTGATCAATTACCAAAAGTGGTATGCGAAGAGTGTGCTTATAAATTGGATCAGCTGTTTGATTTTCGTGAAAAATGTTTACATACTGAGGCAGTATTCATGGAAATGTTAAAAGAAATTGCCAAGCAAGAGATTGTTCGTATATCAAAAAGAGATTtagaagaagtagaagaaatGAAGAGGATTCAGAGGAATATTGAcagaatacaaaataatatggaAAACGTACAAAATCATGTAACTCCCCAAGAAACAACAGAGCCTACTATACATACTATGCAAGTCATAGATGAAATAGATTTGGCAGCGGGTGAACAAGTTGTTACACAAGAAGAAATGGGACAACAAGATACAGATATTGAGGTTACTGGTATCGACTGTTTAGATGGAGATACAGCTAGAATGGTGGATGAACATATACGAGAA GTTTCTAATCATCAAATAGCAATGCATTTGGAAGGTGATATGACTGTAGTTGGAAATTTAACAGTGAGTGGTCATTTGAGTCAATTAGGAATAAATTATGTTACTTCAATAAATCCTGAAGATCAAAATCGAGAATCAATTGTACATTATTGTGATAATGTAAAGTACGAATCAGTACCAATAAAACAAGAATATCATAGGTTGCGAGATAGATTAACCACAGAAGATCCTACAAATGTACTTGAAAATAAT GTACCACATGAGAATTTTGCTCCTGCTCAACCAGAAACTGGTAGTGATATAGAAGAAACACGTGTAGTTGAAAGTGAAACTCCTAGGCATACAACTTCTCAAACAAATACTATGGCATCAACAAGTCAAATAACAACTGGAAGTCCAGAAATTTTAGTAGAATATACAAAAAGAGCCAAACATGCTTTATTAGAAACAGCATTAAATAATCCTACAGTTGATGAAACTGGTTCACACTGGTATGTGTGTCCATTTTGTAATGAAGCAACATTAGGTTCGAATAATATGATAGCACATTTTGAACGATATTTTTGCTGTTGCCCTTGTggtttatattttacaagtgTAGATGCCTTAAATGTACATAAGGAAAGATGTgatgtatataaaagtaaaacaatcgacaaagaaaaacaaatcACAGAACCTGAATTAGTGTCTTCTCAAGATGAAGtaaatatagaagaaaaaaaacaaacaacaGTAAGGCAGAAATGGACTCCAAAAGTTTGCTCTCAATGTGGTAAACAATACAGgacgaattataaattacaagaaCATATGCGAAAACATACTGGTGAAAAGCCTTTTCAGTGTGTGACCTGTGATAAAGCATTTCGTAGTAAAATTGGGCTTGCACAACATGCGGCTACACATACAGGGCAATTTGATTACAATTGCTCCACATGTGGTAAAGGTTTTCAATCTAAAAGTTATCTTGTTCTTCACCAAAGAGTACATTCAGATGTAAAGCCTTTTCCATGCAACACTTGTGGACAACATTTTAAAACGAAACAATCATTATTAGATCATCAAAATAGACATCTTGGGGTCAAACCATATGCATGTGAAGTTTGTGGCAAAGGTTTTATAACCAAAGGACTCTGTAAAAGTCATCAAAAAATACACTCGGGTATGGATAACCGTCAGTATCCATGTGTGGTATGCAATAAAATGTTTGTTAGTAAAAGTTATCTGAACACTCATTTGCGCATTCACACAGGTGAAAAGCCGTATTTGTGTGAGGTTTGTGGTAAAGGATTTTTAACAAGAGTCGATCTTAAAATTCATTCAACAATGCACACGGGAGAAAAAAGCTTTAAATGCGATATATGCGCAAAAGTATTCGCCAGAAGGGCAGCGTTAAGGTGTCATAGGAGATTGCACACCGGAGAACGGCCTTACAGATGCGATGTATGTGGTAAAACATTCACGCAGTTCACTCCTATGGCCATTCATAAAAGATTACATACCGGAGAGCGACCATATGAATGTGATGCATGTGGCAAAACATTTGTATCAAGATCAACCATGATGTgtcataaaaaaaaacaccATGGTACAGTACCCGTGCAAAAAGATGAACCAGTTCCTCgtcaaaatgaaataaaaaatatcttaccaGCAGAAATTGTACTCCGAGATTCACAGGAAGGAATTCAAATTACTGCAGATTAA
- the Usp39 gene encoding ubiquitin specific protease 39, with amino-acid sequence MATSKSGNQQKRKLVIERNNLDEEIAKKAKIIKTNSEAPRLCPYLDTINRQFLDFDFEKLCSVSLSKINVYACLVCGKYFQGRGTNTHAYTHSVAESHHVFLNLHTLKFYCLPDNYEIIDSSLDDIKYVLNPTFDKAQIAQLDKSDKLSRAIDGSLYSPGIVGMNNIKANDYCNVILQALSHVTPLRDFFLRESNYSHVKRPPGDSSYLLVQRFGELMRKLWNPRNFKAHVSPHEMLQAVVLWSKKRFQFTEQGDPIDFLSWFLNALHLALNGTKKRDSSIVYKTFLGHMRIYTRKIPPLELDESQRSELLHTVEYGETVTESPFLYLTCDLPPPPLFKDQFTENIIPQVNLYTLLNKFNAVTEKEYKTYKENFMKRFEITELPPYLILYIKRFTKNTFFVEKNPTIVNFPVKNVDFGDILTPEVKQRHPFTTYDLVANIVHDGEPGQGTYRVHILHRATGQWYELQDLHVTQILPQMITLTEAYIQIYELKNDVYSENGNN; translated from the exons ATGGCGACAAGTAAATCAGGGAatcaacaaaaaagaaaattagtaATAGAACGAAATAATTTAGATGAAGAAATTGCCA AAAAagctaaaattataaaaacaaattcaGAAGCTCCACGATTGTGCCCTTATTTAGATACAATAAATCGCCAATTTTTAGACTTTGATTTTGAAAAACTATGTTCAGTATCATTGTcaaaaattaatgtatatgCTTGTCTTGTATGTGGAAAGTACTTTCAAGGTAGAGGTACAAACACTCATGCATACACACATAGCGTAGCTGAAAGTCATcatgtttttttaaatctacatacattaaaattttattgtttaccTGACAACTATGAAATAATtg ATTCATCATTGGATgacataaaatatgttttaaatcCAACATTTGATAAAGCACAAATTGCACAATTAGATAAAAGTGATAAATTATCAAGAGCCATAGATGGATCGCTATATTCTCCTGGTATTGTAGgaatgaataatattaaagcAAATGACTATTGCAATGTTATTTTACAA GCACTTTCTCATGTTACACCTTTAAGAGATTTTTTCTTAAGAGAATCTAATTATTCTCATGTCAAAAGGCCACCTGGAGATTCTTCTTATCTTTTAGTTCAACGATTTGGTGAATTAATGAGAAAATTATGGAATCCACGTAATTTCAAAGCTCATGTCAGTCCACACGAAATGTTACAAGCTGTTGTTTTATGGAGTAAAAAGAGATTTCAATTTACCGAACAgg GTGATCCAATCGATTTTCTTTCATGGTTTTTAAATGCCCTCCATTTAGCATTAAATGGTACAAAAAAGCGTGATTCTAGTATAGTGTATAAAACGTTTTTGGGTCATATGCggatatatacacgaaaaatACCACCACTTGAATTGGATGAAAGTCAAAGAAGTGAATTACTTCATACGGTAGAATATGGCGAAACTGTAACAGAAAGcccatttttatatttgacatGTGATCTCCCACCACCACCTCTTTTCAAAGACCAATttactgaaaatattattcctcAA gTCAATTTGTACAcattattgaataaatttaatgcTGTAACTGAAAAAGAGTACAAAacatataaagaaaattttatgaagAGATTTGAAATAACAGAACTTCCTCCTTATCTCATACTTTATATTAAA agGTTTACAAAGAACACattttttgtagaaaaaaaTCCCACCATAGTTAATTTCCCGGTTAA AAATGTAGATTTTGGAGATATTTTAACACCTGAAGTAAAACAAAGACATCCATTTACAACATATGATTTAGTAGCAAATATAGTTCACGATGGTGAACCTGGTCAAGGAACGTATAGAGTTCACATTTTACATAGAGCAACTGGTCAGTGGTACGAGTTGCAGGATTTACATGTAACTCAAATTTTGCCACAAATGATAACATTAACTGAAGCATATATACAA aTTTATGAGCTAAAAAACGATGTATATTCGGAAAATGGCAACAATTAA